Proteins encoded by one window of Teretinema zuelzerae:
- a CDS encoding valine--tRNA ligase translates to MKAIELEKAYNPKDFEDRVYSAWETGGHFQPKSGPESPFVVVIPPPNVTGVLHMGHGLNNSLQDIVVRYHRMRGEPTLWVPGTDHAGIATQNVVEKRLKKEGKSRHDLGREAFVERTWEVKKEHHETITRQLRKIGASVDWTRERFTLDEGLSRSVREVFVTLYERGLIYRGNYLVNWCTSCGTALADDEVEHEDTNGAMYHIWYELEAGSALPDGSTRIEIATTRPETLLGDTAVAVHPEDERYASLIGKHVHLPLTGRMIPIVADTYVDRTFGTGMVKITPAHDPNDWEVSKRHNLPVINILNPDGTLNAEVPEKYRGLKCPAARKAVIEDLKELGLFKEEKKITHAVGKCYRCNTVVEPYLSDQWFVKMRPLADKALDAWKKGEIRFYPQKWENTYSRWMEGIRDWCISRQLWWGHRIPVWYCRDCGEMIVSRDDPASCSKCGSAKIEQDSDVLDTWFSSWLWPFSTLGWPEKTPDLESFYPTTALVTAYDIIFFWVARMVMAGLEFTGKAPFRDIYIHGLVRDKQGRKMSKSLGNGIDPLEIVDEFGADALKFTLAFMCAAGQDILVDKESFKMGSRFANKIWNASRYILGNLEGRELVSVPKSGLTELDRWIYHRLNAAAGAVRSALESYRYNDGAQAIYEFFWNDFCDWYVEATKLSFRNGDDAEKNRAVSVLLSVLEESLRLVHPFLPFVTEEIYGFLPAACARSADDSLGLAERASLLISASYPESNENRCDEAAEARFTALQEMVRSIRGLRVECGIDPASKIGIALFTEAGSDAAVAREKVDILQMLAGLSRVDFIPSPSDRPKGAIGTVGKGFEAFILVGEGVDSGQLANRFEKEILKEQGNASRLEAKLGNASFVSNAPEDVVAAEKSKLDELRRRIEKLSGYVADLR, encoded by the coding sequence ATGAAGGCAATAGAACTCGAAAAGGCATATAACCCAAAAGATTTTGAAGACCGGGTGTACTCAGCCTGGGAAACCGGCGGTCATTTTCAGCCGAAATCAGGCCCGGAGTCTCCCTTCGTCGTCGTAATACCTCCTCCCAACGTGACCGGCGTCCTCCACATGGGCCACGGGCTCAATAATTCCCTGCAAGACATCGTGGTGCGCTATCACCGCATGCGCGGAGAGCCTACCCTTTGGGTTCCCGGAACCGACCATGCCGGTATCGCCACCCAGAACGTCGTAGAAAAGCGTCTGAAAAAGGAAGGCAAGAGCCGCCACGATTTGGGCCGCGAAGCTTTCGTCGAACGCACATGGGAAGTAAAAAAAGAACATCATGAGACTATAACACGCCAGCTGCGGAAGATCGGCGCCAGCGTCGACTGGACCCGCGAACGCTTCACCCTGGACGAAGGCCTCTCCCGCTCGGTGCGCGAAGTATTCGTCACCCTCTACGAACGCGGCCTTATCTATCGCGGAAATTATCTGGTAAACTGGTGCACCTCCTGCGGTACAGCCCTTGCCGACGACGAAGTCGAACACGAAGACACAAACGGCGCGATGTACCACATCTGGTACGAGCTCGAAGCCGGATCGGCTCTTCCCGACGGCTCGACGCGCATCGAAATCGCGACCACCCGTCCGGAGACCCTTCTCGGCGATACCGCCGTAGCCGTGCATCCCGAGGATGAACGATACGCTTCTTTGATCGGAAAACACGTCCATTTGCCGCTGACCGGCCGCATGATTCCGATAGTTGCAGATACGTACGTAGACCGGACGTTCGGCACCGGCATGGTAAAAATCACTCCCGCCCACGATCCGAACGACTGGGAAGTGTCCAAGCGCCATAATCTCCCGGTCATCAATATTCTGAATCCGGACGGCACTCTTAATGCAGAAGTTCCCGAAAAATACCGCGGTTTGAAATGCCCTGCCGCCCGCAAGGCCGTCATCGAAGACCTCAAGGAACTCGGCCTTTTTAAGGAAGAAAAGAAAATTACCCACGCGGTGGGCAAGTGCTACCGGTGCAATACCGTAGTCGAACCGTATCTTTCAGACCAGTGGTTCGTAAAAATGCGCCCGCTCGCGGACAAGGCTCTCGACGCGTGGAAAAAGGGCGAAATCAGATTTTATCCCCAGAAATGGGAGAATACCTATTCTCGCTGGATGGAAGGCATCCGAGACTGGTGCATTTCCCGCCAGCTGTGGTGGGGCCACCGCATTCCGGTATGGTACTGCAGGGATTGCGGAGAAATGATAGTTTCCCGAGACGATCCTGCCTCCTGTTCAAAATGCGGAAGCGCGAAGATCGAACAGGATTCCGACGTTCTGGACACCTGGTTTTCAAGCTGGCTCTGGCCGTTTTCGACCCTGGGCTGGCCCGAAAAAACTCCCGACCTTGAGTCCTTTTATCCCACGACTGCTCTCGTCACCGCCTACGATATCATCTTTTTCTGGGTGGCCAGAATGGTTATGGCGGGGCTCGAGTTCACCGGCAAAGCCCCCTTCCGCGATATTTACATCCATGGATTGGTGCGCGACAAACAGGGCCGGAAAATGTCGAAATCTCTGGGCAACGGCATCGATCCGCTGGAAATAGTCGACGAGTTCGGCGCAGACGCCCTTAAATTCACCTTGGCCTTTATGTGCGCCGCCGGTCAGGACATCCTGGTGGACAAGGAATCCTTCAAGATGGGTTCCCGCTTCGCCAACAAAATATGGAACGCTTCTCGCTACATTCTTGGAAATCTTGAGGGACGCGAACTCGTTTCCGTTCCCAAGAGCGGTTTGACCGAACTGGACCGATGGATATATCACCGCCTGAACGCTGCCGCCGGCGCAGTGCGATCGGCTCTGGAATCCTATCGCTATAACGACGGCGCCCAGGCGATATACGAGTTTTTCTGGAACGATTTCTGCGACTGGTACGTGGAAGCGACCAAGCTTTCGTTCAGAAACGGCGACGATGCCGAGAAAAACCGGGCTGTTTCCGTGCTTCTTTCGGTGTTGGAAGAATCCCTGCGTTTGGTGCATCCCTTCCTCCCGTTCGTTACAGAGGAAATCTACGGCTTCCTTCCGGCAGCCTGCGCGCGGTCGGCGGACGATTCACTGGGGCTTGCCGAGCGCGCCTCCCTTTTGATCAGCGCGTCTTATCCCGAATCGAACGAGAACCGCTGCGACGAGGCCGCCGAAGCCCGCTTCACCGCGCTTCAGGAAATGGTGCGATCCATCAGGGGTCTCAGGGTAGAATGCGGAATAGATCCGGCATCGAAGATCGGAATCGCGCTGTTTACTGAAGCCGGAAGCGACGCGGCCGTCGCCCGCGAGAAGGTCGATATTCTGCAGATGCTCGCCGGGCTTTCCCGCGTCGACTTCATCCCGTCTCCCTCCGACAGGCCCAAAGGCGCCATCGGAACGGTGGGGAAGGGCTTCGAGGCCTTCATCCTCGTCGGTGAGGGCGTCGATTCCGGCCAGCTTGCAAACCGTTTTGAAAAGGAAATACTTAAAGAGCAGGGCAATGCCTCGCGTCTCGAAGCGAAGCTCGGAAACGCGAGCTTCGTCTCGAACGCGCCGGAGGATGTCGTCGCCGCGGAGAAATCCAAACTGGACGAACTTCGGCGCAGGATAGAAAAATTGTCCGGCTACGTGGCGGACTTGCGTTAG
- the ispH gene encoding 4-hydroxy-3-methylbut-2-enyl diphosphate reductase — MKRTLRIIRADIMGYCMGVRRAVEAAEQALLDNPLRPVYTYGPLIHNPSALERLSEAGVEILGPGYAPIPDDFHGRSVVVRAHGIPPQERALLESRHAMVVDATCPRVLSSQKRAKSYHERGYRVILAGDRDHGEIAGIAGYAPDCILLGSREDAENIQNWPERAVLISQTTIKQSEYDAIAGVLSRHITDLIVLDTICPATVERQKALASLAEKVEGILVVGGRESANTLRLFLSAQSLCSHAWHVETAAEIPPEAYSLSCIGITAGASTPDDVIDAVEQALQNV, encoded by the coding sequence ATGAAACGGACATTGAGAATCATCCGGGCGGATATCATGGGCTATTGCATGGGAGTCAGGCGGGCAGTAGAGGCCGCGGAACAGGCGCTGCTGGACAACCCTCTGCGCCCGGTATATACCTATGGGCCTTTGATTCACAATCCCTCCGCTTTGGAGCGGTTGTCGGAAGCCGGCGTGGAGATTCTCGGACCGGGCTACGCGCCGATTCCGGACGACTTTCACGGCCGTTCGGTTGTCGTCCGCGCCCACGGAATACCGCCCCAGGAGCGCGCCCTGCTTGAAAGCCGCCATGCGATGGTGGTAGACGCAACCTGTCCGCGCGTGCTTTCGAGCCAAAAACGGGCAAAAAGCTACCACGAGCGGGGGTATCGAGTGATTCTCGCAGGCGACCGCGACCATGGGGAGATCGCCGGCATCGCCGGCTACGCGCCGGATTGCATACTTCTCGGCTCCCGGGAAGACGCTGAAAACATACAAAACTGGCCTGAAAGAGCGGTGCTCATCAGCCAAACCACGATAAAACAATCCGAATACGACGCGATTGCCGGGGTTCTTTCCCGGCACATTACCGACTTGATCGTTCTGGATACCATCTGCCCGGCGACGGTCGAACGCCAGAAAGCCCTTGCCTCGCTCGCTGAAAAAGTGGAGGGCATCCTGGTCGTAGGCGGCAGGGAATCGGCCAACACCCTTCGTCTGTTTCTCAGCGCTCAAAGCCTGTGTTCACATGCCTGGCATGTGGAAACCGCGGCGGAAATCCCTCCGGAAGCGTACAGTCTGTCCTGCATCGGCATCACCGCCGGTGCCTCCACCCCGGACGACGTAATCGACGCAGTTGAACAAGCACTCCAAAACGTATAA
- the gap gene encoding type I glyceraldehyde-3-phosphate dehydrogenase: MIKVGINGFGRIGRMVFRAAVANFSKDIQIVGINDLLDPSYLAYMLKYDSVHGQFKGEVSVEGSFLVVNGNKIRLTAEKDPLNLKWNEVGADVVVESTGFFLDDESARKHITAGAKKVIMSAPSKDSTPMFVYGVNDKEYKGQDIISNASCTTNCLAPLAKVLNDKFGIVKGLMTTVHAATATQKTVDGPSAKDWRGGRGILENIIPSSTGAAKAVGKVLPVLNGKLTGMAFRVPTSDVSVVDLTCVLEKGASMDEIKAAMKAAAEGELKGVLKYTEDDVVSTDFRGESCTSIFDAKAGISLDANFVKVVSWYDNEWGYSNKVCEMVRVVAK, translated from the coding sequence ATGATCAAAGTAGGAATTAACGGTTTCGGCCGCATCGGCCGCATGGTTTTCCGCGCAGCTGTCGCCAACTTCAGCAAAGACATTCAGATCGTCGGAATCAACGACCTTCTCGATCCCTCTTACCTGGCTTACATGCTTAAATACGACTCGGTACACGGTCAGTTCAAGGGCGAAGTTTCCGTTGAGGGCAGCTTCCTCGTAGTGAACGGAAACAAGATCCGCCTCACCGCCGAGAAAGATCCCCTGAACCTCAAGTGGAACGAAGTCGGAGCCGACGTAGTCGTCGAATCCACCGGTTTCTTCCTTGACGACGAATCCGCCCGCAAGCACATCACCGCCGGCGCCAAGAAAGTCATCATGTCCGCTCCTTCAAAGGATTCAACCCCCATGTTCGTTTACGGAGTAAACGACAAGGAATACAAGGGCCAGGACATCATCTCCAACGCTTCCTGCACCACCAACTGCCTCGCGCCTCTTGCGAAAGTCCTGAACGACAAGTTCGGAATCGTTAAGGGCCTGATGACCACCGTTCACGCAGCAACTGCCACCCAGAAGACTGTCGACGGTCCCTCCGCCAAAGACTGGCGCGGCGGACGCGGAATCCTCGAGAACATCATTCCGTCCTCGACCGGTGCTGCAAAAGCTGTCGGCAAGGTTCTTCCCGTTCTTAACGGCAAGCTCACCGGCATGGCCTTCCGCGTTCCCACCTCCGACGTATCCGTCGTTGACCTCACCTGCGTGCTCGAGAAGGGCGCTTCCATGGACGAGATCAAGGCCGCAATGAAAGCCGCCGCCGAAGGCGAACTCAAGGGCGTTCTCAAGTACACCGAGGACGACGTTGTTTCCACCGATTTCCGCGGCGAGAGCTGCACCTCGATCTTCGATGCGAAGGCCGGAATTTCTCTCGATGCGAACTTCGTAAAGGTCGTGTCCTGGTACGACAACGAATGGGGCTATTCCAACAAAGTATGCGAAATGGTTCGCGTCGTAGCAAAGTAA
- a CDS encoding homoserine dehydrogenase: protein MSDIVIGVIGFGTVGTGVAKILLNDRAMLEERAGCKIVLKRIADLDVSSDRGLALPEGMLIADADAVIGDAEINTVIEVIGGEGAAKKFIEAALKAGKNVITSNKEVIAKHGRAFTELAKAHGCTILYEAAVGGGIPVLHAIRNSLAANRIERVYGIVNGTTNFILSKMTATGADFSATLREAQDLGYAEADPKNDVEGYDATYKLAILSSLAFRCPVDYREIYREGITRITADDIAAAKYFGYTVKILAVGVNREDGLELRVHPVMVPDEHPLASVHDAFNAIFIRGSSLGDSMLYGRGAGELPTASAVVGDVMNLAFRGTQGFSHDTDFALAERKVLPISESITSFFVRCVVNDAPGVLASYANIFAKYRVSIHNIRQMDARDGEATITIITHPTREAEMRAALAEIEALPTVRRVASVIRAGLGD from the coding sequence ATGTCTGATATCGTCATAGGAGTTATAGGATTCGGTACGGTCGGCACCGGCGTCGCGAAAATACTGTTAAACGACCGCGCGATGCTCGAGGAGCGCGCAGGATGCAAAATTGTCCTCAAGCGAATCGCTGATCTGGATGTTTCCTCCGATCGCGGCCTCGCGCTTCCTGAAGGAATGCTCATCGCGGACGCGGACGCTGTCATCGGCGACGCGGAAATAAACACGGTAATCGAAGTCATCGGCGGAGAAGGCGCCGCCAAGAAATTCATAGAAGCGGCGCTCAAGGCCGGCAAGAACGTCATCACTTCCAATAAGGAAGTCATCGCAAAGCACGGGCGCGCGTTCACCGAACTCGCCAAGGCCCACGGCTGTACGATTCTCTATGAAGCGGCTGTAGGCGGAGGAATACCGGTTCTCCACGCAATCCGCAATTCCTTGGCCGCGAACAGGATCGAGCGGGTGTACGGCATCGTGAACGGTACTACCAACTTCATTCTATCGAAGATGACGGCCACCGGGGCGGATTTCTCCGCCACCCTCCGCGAAGCCCAGGATCTCGGATACGCCGAGGCAGATCCCAAGAACGACGTTGAAGGATACGACGCAACCTATAAGCTCGCTATTCTATCGAGCCTCGCGTTCCGTTGTCCCGTCGACTACCGCGAAATATACCGCGAAGGAATCACTCGGATCACTGCGGACGATATCGCGGCGGCGAAATATTTCGGCTACACGGTGAAGATTCTCGCGGTGGGAGTCAACCGGGAGGACGGACTCGAGCTTCGCGTTCACCCGGTCATGGTGCCGGACGAGCATCCGCTCGCAAGCGTTCACGACGCCTTCAACGCGATTTTTATCCGCGGTTCGAGCCTCGGCGATTCCATGCTTTACGGCAGGGGCGCCGGCGAGCTGCCGACCGCTTCCGCTGTCGTCGGCGACGTGATGAACCTCGCGTTCCGCGGAACGCAAGGATTTTCCCACGATACCGATTTCGCCCTTGCCGAACGCAAGGTGCTTCCGATATCTGAAAGCATCACCAGCTTTTTCGTTCGTTGCGTCGTCAACGACGCGCCCGGAGTGCTCGCATCCTACGCGAACATCTTCGCCAAATATCGGGTTAGCATCCACAACATCCGCCAAATGGACGCGCGCGACGGAGAGGCGACGATTACGATCATCACCCATCCGACGCGCGAAGCTGAAATGCGCGCCGCTCTGGCCGAAATTGAAGCTCTTCCCACAGTGCGCCGCGTCGCGTCGGTGATCCGCGCCGGTCTGGGAGACTGA